One stretch of Francisella sp. LA112445 DNA includes these proteins:
- a CDS encoding DUF1311 domain-containing protein has translation MKKLMLTAFITSPIFIFADTLCDGNTYQINKCLKSQMQKYDNKLNKVQNHDIKDFKEYRNKICSDISSTYKGGTYESVKYGNCIISMDKWYLKQIEKYTL, from the coding sequence CTGATGCTTACTGCTTTTATAACCTCTCCGATATTTATATTTGCGGATACTTTATGCGATGGGAATACTTACCAAATAAATAAATGTTTAAAATCACAAATGCAAAAGTATGACAATAAGTTAAATAAGGTACAAAACCATGATATTAAAGACTTTAAAGAATATCGTAATAAGATATGCTCTGATATTAGTTCTACTTATAAAGGCGGGACTTATGAGTCAGTTAAATATGGTAACTGTATAATATCTATGGATAAATGGTATCTAAAGCAAATAGAGAAATATACTTTATAG